In one Chitinophaga sancti genomic region, the following are encoded:
- a CDS encoding Rossmann-like and DUF2520 domain-containing protein, which yields MNIVIIGAGNIAHCFGTLLKIHGHQILQVISRKKENAQVLAENLHASATDDLLDINMEADIYLLAVSDAALPELNEELRLGKRIVLHTSGAVSLDAIKRISTHTGVMYPLQSIRKEVKNYPAIPLLLEASNDEVMRRLQSIAQSISSRIEVVSSEQRLQLHLGAVLCNNFTNHLITRAKQFCEQKGLDFNLLQPIIRETFERLEKFAPETVQTGPAMRKDEETMSKHRALIQDQQHLQEIYRVMSDSIYDFYNA from the coding sequence ATGAACATAGTAATTATAGGCGCGGGAAATATTGCGCATTGTTTCGGAACATTATTAAAAATACACGGACACCAGATTTTACAGGTTATTAGCCGGAAGAAGGAAAATGCCCAGGTACTGGCAGAAAATTTACATGCCTCTGCTACTGACGATCTCCTGGATATTAACATGGAAGCAGACATTTATTTACTGGCAGTGAGCGATGCAGCCCTTCCGGAACTGAATGAGGAGCTGCGCCTGGGTAAAAGGATTGTTTTGCATACATCCGGCGCCGTATCCCTGGATGCGATCAAACGGATCTCCACCCATACCGGGGTGATGTATCCTTTACAGTCAATCCGTAAGGAAGTGAAAAATTACCCTGCTATTCCGCTGCTGCTGGAAGCCAGCAATGACGAGGTGATGCGAAGGCTGCAATCTATAGCACAGAGTATTTCATCCCGGATAGAGGTAGTAAGTTCTGAACAAAGGTTGCAATTGCACCTGGGTGCAGTGCTATGTAATAATTTTACCAATCACCTGATTACCAGGGCTAAGCAGTTCTGTGAGCAAAAAGGGCTGGATTTTAATTTGCTTCAGCCCATTATCAGAGAAACTTTTGAAAGACTGGAGAAATTTGCTCCGGAAACTGTGCAGACAGGCCCGGCTATGAGGAAGGATGAAGAAACGATGTCTAAACACAGGGCACTGATTCAGGATCAGCAACATCTGCAGGAAATATATAGGGTGATGTCAGATAGTATTTATGATTTCTATAATGCCTGA
- a CDS encoding KdsC family phosphatase has product MNVLSLFKPITTFVFDVDGVLTDGTVQLLPNGEQSRRMNIKDGYALQLAVKKGYRIAIISGGRSESVVSRLQGLGIKDIYTGITDKQEKLQDYVFENELQWEQVIFMGDDIPDYRAMQLVGLPVCPADAVPEIKSISRYISPVNGGNGCVREVIEKVLKLNGHWTVDEEIASR; this is encoded by the coding sequence ATGAACGTTTTATCTCTTTTTAAGCCCATCACCACTTTTGTGTTTGATGTAGATGGCGTGCTCACAGATGGTACAGTACAATTATTGCCTAATGGTGAGCAATCACGCAGAATGAACATTAAGGATGGGTATGCTTTGCAGCTGGCTGTGAAGAAAGGTTACCGTATCGCCATCATTTCGGGTGGCAGATCGGAAAGTGTGGTAAGCCGCTTACAGGGATTAGGAATTAAAGATATTTATACCGGTATAACTGATAAACAGGAAAAGCTGCAGGATTACGTATTTGAGAATGAACTGCAATGGGAGCAGGTCATTTTTATGGGAGATGATATCCCCGATTACCGTGCAATGCAGCTGGTAGGTCTGCCGGTATGTCCGGCTGATGCTGTACCTGAGATCAAAAGTATATCCCGTTATATCTCACCGGTAAATGGCGGAAATGGCTGCGTAAGGGAAGTAATCGAGAAAGTGCTGAAACTCAATGGGCACTGGACGGTTGACGAAGAAATAGCCAGCCGCTAA
- a CDS encoding geranylgeranylglycerol-phosphate geranylgeranyltransferase yields MKLLTAFFKLVRYPNLIYIALTQYLLQYCVVAPILRYNGVEPSLSVASFCLLSFSTVLIAAAGYIINDYFDINIDIINKPDKMVLDKVINRRWAMAWHTIFNLAGVSIGFIAAWKIGQIYLGFTQVLCSLLLWFYSTSFKRQALIGNVLISLLTALAVVVVGFYEKQIYESFEAIMSPEGRKLIQIIGIYAVFAFVISLVREIVKDLEDVIGDSKDGCRTIPIVWGVEPAKKICYGLLLGLQILIVVVEIRVALIGWYIAIAYLLIFVQVPCYYIYSLLKKAHLPEHYHKVSSLVKLVMLSGILSMVFFKLFL; encoded by the coding sequence ATGAAGTTACTGACAGCATTTTTTAAACTGGTACGGTATCCAAACCTTATATACATAGCCCTCACGCAATATTTACTGCAATACTGTGTAGTAGCTCCTATACTCCGTTATAATGGTGTAGAACCTTCCCTGTCAGTGGCATCTTTCTGCCTGTTGAGTTTTTCGACAGTGTTGATTGCGGCTGCTGGATATATTATTAATGACTACTTTGACATTAATATTGATATAATCAATAAGCCAGATAAAATGGTGCTGGATAAGGTAATCAACCGTCGCTGGGCAATGGCCTGGCACACCATTTTCAATCTCGCGGGGGTAAGTATCGGCTTTATTGCTGCCTGGAAGATAGGCCAGATCTACCTTGGTTTTACACAGGTATTGTGTTCGCTGCTGCTGTGGTTCTATTCCACTTCATTTAAGCGCCAGGCACTGATCGGGAATGTACTGATCTCTTTGCTGACAGCGCTGGCAGTAGTTGTGGTTGGCTTTTATGAAAAACAGATCTACGAGAGCTTTGAAGCGATCATGTCTCCTGAAGGCAGAAAGCTGATCCAGATTATCGGGATCTATGCTGTGTTTGCTTTTGTGATTTCCCTGGTAAGGGAGATTGTAAAGGATCTGGAAGATGTGATAGGCGACAGCAAGGATGGTTGCCGTACTATACCTATTGTGTGGGGCGTGGAGCCGGCAAAGAAGATCTGCTATGGCTTGCTGCTGGGATTGCAAATATTGATTGTGGTAGTAGAAATAAGAGTAGCACTGATAGGTTGGTATATTGCTATCGCTTACCTGTTAATTTTTGTACAGGTGCCATGTTATTATATTTACTCTTTATTGAAAAAGGCACACCTGCCGGAGCATTATCATAAAGTGAGTTCACTTGTAAAACTGGTAATGTTATCAGGTATCCTGTCGATGGTCTTCTTTAAATTATTCCTCTGA
- a CDS encoding Maf family protein, which produces MYTGKRVILGSQSPRRKQLLEQAGIPFEVKVVDTAETFPADMHIPDIPVHIARQKAIAVAPLCKVDDIIITADTVVVLDDTIIGKPRDREDAIRILSALSGREHRVITGVIILRDGQEEAFSKETAVHFKPLTTAQITYYVDNFKPYDKAGAYAIQEWIGAVGIDRIDGCFYNVMGLPVSNVVEKL; this is translated from the coding sequence ATGTATACAGGCAAACGTGTAATACTGGGTAGCCAGTCGCCCCGGCGTAAACAGCTGCTGGAGCAGGCTGGCATTCCCTTTGAAGTGAAAGTGGTAGATACGGCGGAAACATTTCCTGCTGATATGCACATTCCGGATATTCCCGTGCATATAGCCCGTCAAAAGGCCATAGCCGTAGCGCCACTGTGTAAGGTAGACGACATTATTATTACTGCTGATACGGTAGTTGTATTGGATGATACAATTATTGGAAAGCCCAGAGACAGGGAAGATGCGATTCGTATTCTGAGTGCCCTCAGTGGAAGGGAACATCGTGTAATCACCGGGGTGATTATTCTTCGTGACGGACAGGAAGAAGCTTTTTCAAAAGAAACAGCGGTACACTTTAAGCCCCTGACGACAGCGCAGATCACTTATTATGTGGACAACTTTAAACCTTATGATAAAGCGGGTGCTTATGCGATCCAGGAATGGATTGGTGCGGTAGGTATTGACCGGATTGATGGTTGTTTTTATAACGTGATGGGATTGCCTGTGAGCAATGTCGTAGAAAAATTATAA
- a CDS encoding homoserine dehydrogenase: MENKIINLGIFGFGCVGQGLYEVLNRTKGINARIKKICIKDPNKPRPIDASYFTTDKNEILQDPTIDVVVELINETEAAFEIVSTALRNGKAVVSASKRMIAENLPALYQLQVENKVPFLYEASSCASIPIVRNLEEYYDNDLLNAVEGICNGSTNYILTKIFEENQGFNEALQKAQELGFAETDPTLDIEGYDPKFKIVILLLHAFGTFVKPEEVFNFGIHRLNDFDIQFAKQRNSTVKLIAGCRRQNGSVNASVLPHLVKEHNLLYDVYNEYNGILLESAFTDKQFFVGKGAGGTATGSAVLSDISALTYNYRYEYKKIKQSNSPAFTNDVQLKIYLRYRTADQVHLPDFYNISEKYESSTWRYIVGVINLEKLKEAKWLKNPDVNLLVLE, translated from the coding sequence ATGGAAAACAAAATTATCAATCTGGGTATTTTCGGATTTGGTTGTGTGGGACAAGGACTTTACGAAGTATTGAACAGAACTAAAGGTATCAATGCGCGTATTAAGAAAATATGTATCAAAGACCCCAATAAGCCGCGTCCTATCGATGCCAGCTATTTCACAACAGACAAGAACGAGATCTTACAGGACCCTACCATCGATGTAGTAGTGGAACTGATTAACGAAACAGAAGCAGCCTTCGAAATCGTAAGCACCGCCCTACGCAATGGGAAAGCAGTAGTAAGCGCCAGCAAACGCATGATCGCCGAAAACCTGCCTGCCCTCTATCAACTGCAGGTTGAGAACAAAGTACCATTCCTCTATGAGGCATCCAGCTGTGCTAGTATTCCTATCGTGCGCAACCTGGAAGAGTATTATGACAATGATCTGCTCAATGCAGTAGAAGGTATCTGTAACGGGTCTACGAATTATATCCTGACCAAGATCTTTGAAGAAAATCAAGGCTTTAATGAAGCCCTTCAAAAAGCGCAGGAGCTTGGCTTTGCAGAGACTGATCCAACCCTGGATATCGAAGGCTACGATCCTAAATTCAAGATCGTGATCCTGCTGTTACACGCCTTCGGTACATTCGTAAAGCCAGAAGAAGTATTCAACTTCGGTATACATCGCCTGAATGATTTCGATATTCAGTTTGCGAAACAAAGAAATTCAACAGTAAAACTCATCGCTGGTTGCAGAAGACAAAACGGAAGTGTGAATGCATCTGTATTGCCACACCTCGTTAAAGAACACAACCTGCTGTATGATGTATATAACGAGTATAATGGTATCCTGCTAGAAAGTGCATTTACCGACAAACAATTCTTTGTAGGAAAAGGCGCTGGTGGTACCGCTACAGGTAGCGCAGTATTATCCGATATCTCTGCACTCACTTACAATTACAGATACGAGTATAAGAAGATCAAACAGTCAAATTCACCTGCATTTACAAACGATGTGCAGTTAAAAATCTATCTGCGTTATCGTACTGCCGATCAGGTACATCTGCCAGACTTCTACAATATCTCTGAAAAATATGAATCCTCTACCTGGCGTTATATCGTTGGGGTGATCAATCTGGAAAAACTGAAAGAAGCGAAATGGCTGAAGAATCCGGATGTAAACCTGCTGGTATTGGAATAA
- a CDS encoding trans-sulfuration enzyme family protein, with amino-acid sequence MKIATQLLHSIPVDELTGAISVPIYQTSTFVQESPGINKGFEFSRANNPTRKVLENIICSLEEGHAGFAFASGMAAIDAVMKLLKTGDEIMAVEDTYGGIFQMFQHMFERFGIKANFVDTSNTDKVLAAITPNTKMIWLESPTNPTLRVSDIKSISKIAKQHNVLLVVDNTLCTPLLQQPIPLGADIVIHSATKYLAGHTDVIAGLVVVNNKTLADQLRFNQNISGSILSPFEAWLTIRGIETLCLRLDKQCSNAMAIATWLSTHPAVDKVFYPGLASHKNHHIARKQQKQYGALVSFSLKNDNIKNAIRVVNATRLFKLAESFGGVKSMLDHPATMTHRNIPEDHRKKTGLQDSCIRLSVGIEDAEDLINDLKQALDKLNLPAGKQITVLQ; translated from the coding sequence TTGAAAATAGCCACACAGTTATTACATAGTATCCCTGTAGATGAATTGACGGGCGCCATCTCCGTTCCCATCTATCAGACATCAACCTTCGTACAGGAATCCCCCGGCATCAACAAAGGGTTCGAATTCTCAAGGGCGAACAACCCTACGCGCAAGGTGCTGGAAAACATCATCTGCAGCCTCGAAGAAGGCCACGCAGGTTTTGCCTTTGCCAGTGGTATGGCTGCTATCGACGCAGTGATGAAACTGTTGAAAACAGGTGACGAAATCATGGCGGTCGAAGATACTTATGGCGGTATCTTCCAGATGTTCCAGCATATGTTCGAACGCTTTGGCATCAAAGCAAACTTTGTAGACACCAGCAATACCGATAAAGTACTGGCTGCCATCACACCCAACACAAAGATGATCTGGCTGGAATCGCCCACCAATCCTACATTACGCGTTTCTGACATCAAATCAATCAGCAAGATTGCCAAACAGCACAACGTATTGCTGGTGGTAGACAATACCCTTTGTACACCACTGCTGCAACAGCCCATTCCATTGGGTGCAGACATCGTTATCCACAGTGCCACCAAGTACCTCGCTGGCCATACAGATGTAATCGCAGGACTGGTAGTAGTCAATAACAAAACACTCGCCGATCAGTTACGCTTCAATCAGAATATTTCAGGAAGTATACTCAGTCCGTTCGAAGCATGGCTCACCATCAGGGGCATTGAAACCCTGTGCCTGCGCCTGGACAAACAATGCAGCAATGCCATGGCTATCGCCACCTGGCTCTCCACGCATCCAGCTGTAGATAAAGTATTTTATCCAGGACTGGCATCACACAAAAACCACCACATCGCCCGTAAGCAACAAAAGCAATACGGTGCACTCGTGAGCTTCTCTCTCAAAAATGACAACATCAAAAATGCAATCAGAGTAGTGAACGCCACCCGGCTGTTCAAACTCGCCGAAAGCTTTGGTGGCGTAAAGAGTATGCTGGATCATCCGGCGACTATGACACACCGGAATATTCCGGAAGACCACCGCAAAAAAACAGGTTTACAGGACTCATGTATCCGCCTCTCCGTAGGTATTGAAGATGCAGAAGACCTGATCAATGACCTCAAACAGGCACTGGATAAACTGAACCTGCCTGCTGGTAAACAAATTACAGTTTTACAATAA
- a CDS encoding DUF2851 family protein: protein MTIVQIAPLLTEELFQYIWKHRLFTISHLHTIEGEAVQVLQPGVLNSNDGPDFSNARLRIGDTIWAGNVELHLKTSDWFRHNHQRDLRYRNVILHVVFEHDLEEVNTQGIPILELQSAIPKMVLHRYAKLKHSADFVPCAGNVASVERLTWRSWKDRLLVERMEKRADMMKEWLKKSHNNWEECCYWAIAYGYGMPVNGEAFLRLAQSLPYTMLMRNKHDLAQLEALLFGQAGMLEGPFADEYPLDLQAEYAFLKRKYHLLALLPHQWRWLRMRPASFPSVRLASLAVLLQQGRELFARLLEMKDLQHFQQVLFVQPEGYWKDHYRFDTPAVVMRRPGIMVTRNVIINSILPLLYLYGREKKLPEYQERALGMMETLPAEENNVMEGWKKVGILAGDAADSQALLHLKQHYCEEKRCLQCAIGCKLLKTGISL, encoded by the coding sequence ATGACCATTGTTCAAATTGCCCCGCTTCTCACAGAGGAGCTGTTCCAATATATTTGGAAGCATCGTTTGTTTACCATTTCCCATTTACATACGATAGAAGGAGAGGCTGTGCAGGTACTACAACCGGGAGTGCTGAACAGCAATGATGGTCCGGATTTCAGCAATGCAAGGTTAAGGATTGGTGATACAATCTGGGCAGGAAATGTAGAATTGCATTTAAAAACGTCTGACTGGTTCAGGCACAATCATCAGCGTGACCTTCGCTATCGGAATGTCATACTGCATGTCGTGTTTGAACATGATCTGGAGGAAGTGAACACACAGGGTATTCCTATTTTGGAATTGCAGTCGGCTATTCCTAAAATGGTGCTGCACAGGTATGCAAAGCTGAAGCATTCAGCAGATTTTGTGCCTTGTGCAGGGAATGTGGCTTCAGTGGAGCGGTTGACGTGGAGAAGCTGGAAAGACCGGCTGCTGGTGGAGCGAATGGAGAAGAGGGCGGATATGATGAAGGAATGGTTAAAGAAGAGTCATAATAACTGGGAGGAATGCTGCTACTGGGCCATTGCCTATGGTTATGGTATGCCGGTGAATGGGGAGGCTTTTCTGAGGCTGGCTCAGAGTCTGCCTTATACAATGCTGATGCGGAATAAGCATGATCTTGCGCAGCTGGAAGCATTGTTATTTGGGCAGGCGGGTATGCTGGAAGGGCCTTTTGCAGATGAATATCCATTAGACCTGCAGGCAGAATATGCGTTTCTGAAGCGGAAATACCATTTGCTGGCTTTGTTGCCTCATCAATGGCGATGGTTGCGGATGCGGCCTGCGTCATTTCCTTCAGTGAGGCTGGCAAGTCTGGCGGTGTTGTTACAGCAGGGGAGGGAGCTCTTTGCCCGGCTGCTGGAGATGAAGGATCTGCAGCATTTTCAGCAGGTATTATTTGTACAGCCCGAGGGCTACTGGAAAGATCATTACCGCTTTGATACGCCAGCCGTGGTAATGCGAAGGCCGGGAATTATGGTAACGAGGAATGTGATCATTAATAGTATCCTGCCTTTGCTGTATTTATATGGCAGGGAGAAAAAGTTGCCGGAATACCAGGAAAGGGCATTGGGCATGATGGAAACCCTGCCCGCAGAGGAAAACAATGTAATGGAAGGATGGAAAAAGGTCGGTATCCTGGCTGGAGACGCTGCCGATTCCCAGGCTTTACTGCACCTGAAACAGCATTACTGCGAGGAGAAGCGGTGTTTGCAATGTGCAATAGGGTGTAAATTGCTGAAGACAGGCATCAGCCTGTAA